Proteins from one Enoplosus armatus isolate fEnoArm2 chromosome 4, fEnoArm2.hap1, whole genome shotgun sequence genomic window:
- the gas2l1 gene encoding GAS2-like protein 1 — MADQSNIQSAASKSIRPFKSSEEYLYAMKEDLAEWLNTLYDLDISADTFMDGLGTGCALCRHANNVNRAAQDFQLEYPEAAQSMKVPSKDVGFQSRNVVPGSFLARDNVSNFITWCRQELWIKDVLMFETNDLVERCNEKNFVLCLLEVARRGSKFGMLAPMLIQLEEEIEEEIRDQESLRIDVGEPAEQSPPSRCFSRKESSQSVEDEDEPDPEPFIWQPKRVLCDMRNLDELVREILGRCSCPAQFPMIKVSEGKYKVGDSSALIFIRVLRTHVMVRVGGGWDTLEHYLDKHDPCRCAAFAHRYHQAKASGQGQGGHSKSSSAHSSRSTSPGPHWRNDGIAPYKPPDRRSLEPPSAPCAASSSTRPGRSQNPSGSTELDSGAARTLLPRPPRDRSEPRHFNPLRNKETKLPVTRRLSGDSDSSTASSKGGGGGGGGARYSLGGASRRSGEEVVLLVNRKEGKHLIERTGAGNQTPSLRPSLPRARSQSRERALAPILKPNPPQGSSDGSRTSRTERGRSLGNEGPRRLHAPRSHSQSKLQSRTRSSDASPGPASCYREPQPPPPDRREDLRAKQVPPSSPRLGGGFTKRQSSSCSNSPIKGVQNNNSGPSKKTITTPRPPAPRSPSIGKGRLLPPVTSGGRRSPHSSPRHHHAGRSPRTIQGPRSAGRGHHRNWSGLEHQESEEEGLGLGFQMLPMLDPQREQDLYRSFEAEFLANTQQARGVSSRAPGGVTLQGAVTHSVPAPTDPNVTDSAYSSSNSSSSSLNVGTKIGTLPDLRESKRTNPRHFPLEDPINLLYGHNFGGPHNFGQGQPEHWGERGLKKLPAISSSIEEKELPSSLPSLGETESDRLMNQVPPQPAFNCRNMNGDHGGFPPTGGLTGQQGQLGWGTGPEGDVPLENHQPNLPYDLENGDGSDDLPPPEACPSPVPLPPSEDCSFQDSSSENSSMCFSLSESRSESPPPSSPLANGDTDGEVLQTKRGQKKSDRVGPISKHKLRGRIRPRTDNRPENGPSRIPTPVSYRDLQAHDTLSPCHTPPLSPQSSHSTGRPATCKSLHQAFADMIHPQPRSPAMGNKDCSYPGQSGSLDTEAWM; from the exons ATGGCTGATCAGAGCAACATCCAGTCCGCCGCCTCTAAGAGTATCCGGCCTTTTAAATCCAGCGAAGAATACCTGTACGCCATGAAGGAGGATCTGGCTGAATGGCTGAACACCCTGTACGACCTAGATATCTCTGCGGACACCTTTATGGATGGGCTGGGGACGGGCTGTGCCCTCTGTCGGCACGCCAACAACGTGAACCGCGCCGCGCAGGACTTCCAGCTGGAGTACCCGGAGGCTGCACAGTCCATGAAGGTGCCATCCAAAGATGTTGGCTTTCAGTCGCGCAACGTCGTCCCCGGCTCGTTCTTGGCGCGGGATAACGTGTCCAATTTCATCACCTGGTGCAGGCAGGAGCTCTGGATCAAGGACGTCCTCATGTTTGAGACCAACGACTTGGTGGAGAGATGCAACGAGAAGAATTTTGTTCTGTGTCTCCTTGAGGTGGCGCGGCGTGGGTCCAAGTTTGGCATGTTGGCCCCCATGTTGatccagctggaggaggagatcgAGGAGGAGATCCGGGACCAGGAGAGCCTACGGATCGATGTTGGAGAGCCAGCTGAGCAGAGCCCGCCCAGCAGGTGTTTCAGTCGGAAGGAGAGCAGTCAGAGtgtggaggatgaagatgaaccTGATCCAGAGCCGTTCATCTGGCAGCCGAAGAGAGTTTTATGTGACATGCGAAATTTGGATGAGTTG GTGCGTGAGATTCTGGGCCGGTGTTCCTGTCCAGCTCAGTTTCCCATGATCAAGGTGTCTGAGGGGAAGTACAAAGTGGGAGACTCCAGTGCATTGATCTTCATAAGG gtCCTTCGTACTCATGTGATGGTGCGTGTTGGAGGGGGCTGGGACACATTAGAGCACTATTTGGACAAGCATGACCCGTGTCGCTGTGCTGCTTTTG CCCACCGCTACCACCAGGCTAAAGCCAGCGGCCAAGGCCAGGGAGGCCATAGCAAGTCTTCGAGTGCCCACTCCTCCCGCTCAACAAGCCCAGGTCCACACTGGCGAAATGATGGCATCGCACCTTACAAACCTCCTGACAGACGCTCCTTGGAACCCCCCTCCGCTCCATgtgccgcctcctcctccacacggCCCGGCCGCTCTCAGAACCCTTCTGGCTCCACTGAGCTGGACTCCGGTGCAGCACGTACTCTACTCCCACGGCCGCCACGAGACCGCTCAGAACCCCGCCACTTTAATCCTCTcag GAATAAGGAGACAAAGTTGCCAGTGACAAGACGTCTGTCTGGAGACAGTGACTCCTCTACAGCCTCCTccaagggaggaggaggaggaggaggaggggcacgGTACTCTCTTGGTGGTGCCTCACGGCGCTCTGGTGAAGAGGTAGTCCTGCTTGTCAATCGCAAGGAGGGGAAGCATTTGATTGAGAGGACCGGAGCTGGAAATCAGACCCCATCCCTGCGTCCCTCCCTGCCCCGTGCACGCAGCCAGTCTCGGGAACGTGCTCTCGCTCCAATACTCAAACCCAACCCACCACAAGGATCCTCTGATGGATCACGAACATCCCGCACAGAGAGGGGCCGCTCCCTCGGAAATGAGGGCCCGAGGAGGCTCCATGCTCCACGTTCCCACAGCCAGAGTAAGTTACAGAGCCGTACACGGTCAAGTGATGCCAGCCCAGGACCCGCTTCCTGCTACAGAGAACCTCAGCCCCCACCCCCAGACAGACGAGAGGACCTTAGGGCCAAACAAGTACCCCCATCCTCTCCCAGATTAGGTGGTGGGTTCACCAAGAGGCAGTCGTCCTCGTGCTCTAACTCACCTATTAAAGGGGTCCAGAacaacaacagcggccccagCAAGAAGACTATAACTACTCCCAGACCTCCTGCCCCTCGCTCACCCTCCATAGGAAAAGGCAGACTACTGCCACCAGTCACCTCAGGAGGTCGACGTTCACCGCACTCATCTCCCCGTCACCATCATGCTGGCCGCTCCCCTCGGACGATACAAGGCCCTCGCTCTGCTGGGCGAGGCCACCATAGGAACTGGTCTGGCCTGGAGCACCAGGAGTCCGAGGAGGAAGGACTGGGCCTTGGCTTCCAGATGCTGCCAATGCTAGACCCCCAGAGGGAGCAGGACCTGTATCGCAGCTTTGAGGCTGAGTTTCTGGCCAATACACAGCAGGCCAGAGGAGTCTCTAGCAGAGCCCCAGGAGGAGTGACCCTGCAGGGAGCCGTGACACATTCAGTACCAGCACCCACTGATCCTAATGTCACTGACTCTGCCTATTCCTCTtctaactcctcctcctcctccctgaatGTAGGGACAAAGATCGGAACTCTGCCTGACCTCAGGGAATCCAAGAGAACTAATCCTCGTCACTTCCCACTGGAGGACCCCATAAATTTACTTTATGGACACAATTTTGGAGGACCACACAACTTTGGTCAAGGACAGCCTGAGCACTGGGGGGAGCGTGGTCTCAAGAAGCTCCCAGCCATCTCTAGCTCCATAGAGGAGAAGGAACTTCCATCTTCCCTGCCTAGTCTtggagagacagagtcagacagaTTGATGAATCAGGTCCCGCCACAACCGGCTTTCAACTGTAGGAATATGAATGGAGACCACGGTGGTTTTCCTCCCACAGGAGGGCTGACAGGTCAGCAGGGTCAGCTTGGTTGGGGCACAGGGCCTGAAGGAGATGTTCCTCTGGAGAATCACCAGCCCAATTTACCTTATGACTTAGAAAATGGTGACGGCAGTGATGACCTCCCGCCCCCAGAGGCTTGTCCATCACCTGTACCCCTTCCCCCCTCTGAGGACTGCTCCTTTCAGGATTCCTCTAGTGAAAACTCTTCCATGTGCTTCAGCCTGAGTGAATCCCGCTCTGAATCCCCCCCACCATCTTCACCCCTGGCCAATGGGGACACAGATGGAGAAGTGCTGCAGACTAAGAGAGGGCAAAAGAAGTCAGACAGGGTAGGCCCTATCTCAAAGCACAAACTGAGAGGCAGGATCAGGCCTCGCACTGACAACAGACCAGAAAACGGCCCCTCACGTATCCCCACACCAGTCAGCTACAGAGATCTACAGGCTCACGACACGCTTTCCCCATGCCACACCCCACCGCTGTCTCCTCAGAGCTCGCATTCTACTGGTCGTCCAGCCACATGCAAGAGCCTGCACCAGGCCTTCGCAGACATGATCCATCCTCAACCACGTTCCCCAGCCATGGGCAACAAAGATTGCTCCTACCCTGGACAGTCAGGGAGCCTGGACACTGAAGCTTGGATGTAG